One genomic window of Glycine soja cultivar W05 chromosome 9, ASM419377v2, whole genome shotgun sequence includes the following:
- the LOC114367326 gene encoding probable LRR receptor-like serine/threonine-protein kinase At3g47570 — MDTFFLLVPPFGSVACLPMLVLFIINSFLCVPNTTASILGNQSDHLVLLKFMGSISNDPHQIFASWNSSTHFCKWRGVTCNPMYQRVTQLNLEGNNLQGFISPHLGNLSFLTSLNLGNNSFSGKIPQELGRLLQLQNLSLTNNSLEGEIPTNLTSCSNLKVLHLSGNNLIGKIPIEIGSLRKLQAMSLGVNNLTGAIPSSIGNLSSLISLSIGVNYLEGNLPQEICHLKNLALISVHVNKLIGTFPSCLFNMSCLTTISAADNQFNGSLPPNMFHTLPNLREFLVGGNHFSAPLPTSITNASILQTLDVGKNQLVGQVPSLGKLQHLWFLSLYYNNLGDNSTKDLEFLKSLANCSKLQVVSISYNNFGGSLPNSVGNLSTQLSQLYLGGNQISGKIPAELGNLVSLTILTMEINHFEGSIPANFGKFQKLQRLELSRNKLSGDMPNFIGNLTQLYFLGIAENVLEGKIPPSIGNCQKLQYLNLYNNNLRGSIPSEVFSLFSLTNLLDLSKNSMSGSLPDEVGRLKNIGRMALSENNLSGDIPETIGDCISLEYLLLQGNSFDGVIPSSLASLKGLRVLDISRNRLVGSIPKDLQKISFLEYFNASFNMLEGEVPMEGVFGNASELAVIGNNKLCGGVSELHLPPCLIKGKKSAIHLNFMSITMMIVSVVAFLLILPVIYWMRKRNEKKTSFDLPIIDQMSKISYQNLHHGTDGFSVKNLVGSGNFGFVYKGTIELEGNDVVAIKVLNLQKKGAQKSFIAECNALKNVRHRNLVKILTCCSSIDHRGQEFKALVFEYMTNGSLERWLHPETEIANHTFSLSLDQRLNIIIDVASAFHYLHHECEQAIIHCDLKPSNVLLDDCLVAHVSDFGLARRLSSIAVSPKQTSTIEIKGTIGYAPPEYGMGSEVSTEGDLYSFGILVLEMLTGRRPTDEMFEDGHNLHNYVNISIPHNLSQIVDPTILPKELKQASNYQNLNPMHLEVEKCLLSLFRIALACSKESPKERMSMVDVTRELNLIKSSFSS, encoded by the exons ATTATTAACTCCTTCTTGTGTGTCCCAAACACAACTGCTTCTATATTAGGAAACCAGAGCGACCATTTGGTGTTGCTCAAATTCATGGGATCAATATCAAATGACCCTCATCAAATCTTTGCCTCATGGAATAGTTCCACCCATTTTTGTAAGTGGCGTGGAGTTACATGCAATCCCATGTATCAAAGAGTTACACAGTTGAATCTTGAAGGAAACAACTTGCAAGGATTCATATCACCTCATTTAGGAAATCTCTCTTTCCTAACAAGTCTTAACCTTGGAAACAACAGCTTCAGTGGTAAAATTCCACAAGAACTGGGTCGGTTGTTACAATTACAAAACTTATCTCTCACCAATAACTCCTTGGAAGGAGAAATTCCTACAAACTTGACAAGTTGCTCTAATCTCAAAGTGTTACACTTATCTGGTAACAATTTGATTGGCaaaataccaattgaaattgGCTCTCTTCGAAAGCTCCAAGCAATGAGCCTTGGAGTAAACAATTTAACCGGAGCAATCCCATCTTCCATAGGGAATCTTTCATCCCTCATTTCTCTCTCAATCGGTGTTAATTACTTGGAGGGCAACCTTCCACAAGAAATTTGCCACCTCAAAAACCTGGCATTGATATCAGTGCATGTCAACAAGCTGATAGGTACATTTCCTTCTTGTCTTTTCAATATGTCATGTCTTACCACAATCTCAGCAGCAGACAATCAATTCAATGGCTCTCTCCCGCCAAACATGTTCCACACTCTCCCTAATCTCCGAGAATTTCTAGTTGGCGGGAATCATTTTTCAGctccacttccaacttccattacAAATGCTTCAATCCTACAAACACTTGATGTTGGTAAAAACCAGTTGGTGGGCCAAGTGCCAAGTCTAGGAAAGCTACAACACCTTTGGTTCCTAAGCTTGTATTACAACAACTTAGGTGACAATTCAACAAAGGACTTGGAGTTTTTAAAATCCTTGGCCAATTGTAGCAAGTTGCAAGTGGTTTCGATTTCCTATAATAATTTTGGAGGTAGTTTGCCAAATTCTGTGGGAAATTTATCCACCCAACTCAGTCAACTATATCTTGGGGGTAATCAAATATCAGGAAAAATTCCTGCAGAATTAGGAAATCTAGTTAGCTTAACTATCTTAACCATGGAAATTAACCACTTTGAAGGAAGTATTCCAGCCAATTTTGGGAAGTTTCAGAAGTTACAAAGGTTGGAATTGAGTAGAAACAAACTGTCAGGAGATATGCCAAATTTTATAGGCAACCTTACTCAGTTGTATTTTTTGGGCATAGCAGAAAATGTGTTAGAAGGAAAGATTCCTCCAAGTATAGGAAACTGTCAAAAGTTGCAATACCTTAACCTTTATAACAACAACCTTAGAGGAAGCATACCTTCAGAGGTTTTTAGCCTTTTCTCGTTAACAAACTTGTTGGACTTGTCAAAAAATTCAATGAGTGGAAGTCTACCTGATGAAGTGGGCCGGTTAAAAAATATTGGGAGGATGGCTCTATCTGAAAATAATTTGTCTGGTGACATTCCTGAAACCATTGGAGACTGCATAAGCTTGGAGTACCTTTTACTGCAAGGGAATTCGTTTGATGGAGTCATACCATCCTCATTGGCTTCACTCAAAGGTCTTCGAGTATTAGACATATCACGAAATCGTCTGGTTGGATCAATTCCTAAGGATCTGCAgaaaatttctttcttggaataCTTCAATGCATCCTTTAACATGTTGGAGGGTGAAGTACCAATGGAAGGTGTCTTTGGGAATGCAAGTGAGTTAGCAGTGATTGGGAACAACAAGCTATGTGGGGGTGTTTCAGAGCTGCATCTACCACCATGCCTTATCAAAGGTAAGAAATCTGCAATACACCTGAATTTCATGTCcataacaatgatgatagtTAGTGTGGTTGCTTTTCTTCTCATACTTCCAGTTATCTACTGGATGAGGAAAAGAAACGAGAAAAAAACATCATTTGATTTGCCAATAATTGACCAAATGAGTAAGATTTCCTACCAGAACCTACACCATGGAACTGATGGGTTCTCAGTTAAAAACTTGGTAGGATCTGGGAACTTTGGCTTTGTATACAAAGGGACTATTGAGTTAGAAGGAAATGATGTTGTTGCCATAAAGGTGCTAAACCTTCAAAAGAAGGGAGCTCAAAAGAGTTTCATTGCGGAATgtaatgcattgaaaaatgtTAGGCATCGAAACTTGGTTAAGATTTTAACATGTTGTTCTAGCATAGATCACAGAGGCCAAGAATTCAAAGCTCTAGTTTTTGAGTATATGACAAATGGAAGCTTAGAAAGATGGTTGCATCCAGAAACAGAAATTGCAAATCATACTTTCTCATTGAGCCTTGACCAAAGGTTGAATATTATCATCGATGTTGCTTCTGCATTTCATTATCTTCACCATGAATGTGAGCAAGCTATCATTCATTGTGATTTGAAGCCAAGCAATGTTCTTCTTGATGATTGCTTGGTAGCTCATGTGAGTGACTTTGGTTTAGCGAGAAGGCTCTCATCTATTGCAGTTTCTCCAAAGCAAACTAGCACTATTGAAATAAAGGGAACAATTGGTTATGCTCCTCCAG AATATGGAATGGGTTCAGAGGTGTCTACGGAAGGCGACTTGTATAGCTTTGGAATTCTGGTTTTGGAAATGTTAACTGGAAGAAGACCAACTGATGAAATGTTTGAAGATGGTCATAATCTCCATAACTATGTCAACATTTCAATTCCACACAACCTTTCCCAGATTGTGGACCCGACTATTCTCCCTAAGGAATTAAAGCAGGCTTCAAATTACCAAAACCTGAACCCTATGCATCTTGAAGTAGAAAAATGTCTACTTTCCCTTTTTAGGATTGCTCTTGCTTGTTCAAAGGAGTCACCAAAAGAAAGAATGAGTATGGTTGATGTCACTAGGGAGCTCAATCTGATCAAAAGTTCCTTTTCATCATGA
- the LOC114424976 gene encoding rop guanine nucleotide exchange factor 14-like isoform X1: MLMMRKRLACCTREKKFSIDHDEQERIMTYNGLESCMLNNQSYEDESRTSRGDECITDSFDDDDSSCSSSKDAFGSFSSKCLTMKRDDKGLEEWELSESPQHFCVKEKPYAIQHSDIEAMKENFSKLLLGEDVTGGTKGLSTALALSNAITNLSVSVFGELWKLEPLSEERKRKWQREMDWLLSPTNYMVELVPAKQSSSNGGIFEIMTPKARADIHMNLPALQKLDSMLIEALDSMINTEFWYAEGGNRAEGRDTDAQHSKRWWLPSPQVPKSGLSDTERKRLLHHGRLVRQVFKAAKAINESVLLEMPVPAIIKDALAKSGKTNLGHELHKVLTAKSSSGEDMLKYLNLKSKNLVLETVNRLEAAIFSWKERISEQVSGKSPVRSSWSPFVKDPMSEVDKLELLLDRAETLLQLIKIRYPNLPQTFLDATKVQYGKDIGHSILEAYSRVLGNLAFSILSRIGDILQEDSLSNPNSPVAIKCSPGINLSQTWEVSSHIKQSLLDKINKADRQYCNSSCYSTSDLELPSIDIKSSSVIATPNRSTVWCISREACKSVSPLNSP, from the exons atgttgATGATGAGAAAAAGACTAGCATGCTGCACAAGGGAAAAGAAATTTAGCATCGATCATGATGAGCAAGAAA GGATTATGACATATAACGGCCTTGAGAGTTGCATGCTGAATAACCAGTCTTATGAAGATGAGAGCAGAACAAGTAGAGGAGATGAATGCATAACTGATTCATTTGATGACGACGACTCCAGTTGTTCCTCCAGCAAAGATGCTTTTGGATCATTCTCTTCAAAATGTTTGACAATGAAAAGGGATGATAAAGGACTTGAAGAATGGGAACTCTCAGAAAGTCCTCAACATTTTTGTGTCAAAGAGAAGCCTTATGCTATCCAACATTCAGATATTGAAGCCATGAAAGAAAATTTTTCAAAGCTTTTACTAGGTGAAGATGTTACAGGAGGAACTAAGGGCCTCAGTACAGCTTTGGCACTGTCTAATGCCATCACAAATCTATCAG TGTCCGTTTTTGGTGAGCTGTGGAAATTGGAACCACTATCtgaagaaaggaagagaaaatgGCAGAGAGAAATGGACTGGTTATTGTCTCCTACCAACTATATGGTCGAGCTAGTTCCTGCTAAGCAAAGCAGTTCCAATGGTGGGATTTTTGAG ATAATGACCCCAAAAGCTCGTGCAGACATCCACATGAATCTTCCAGCACTCCAGAAGTTGGACTCTATGCTTATT GAGGCACTAGATTCAATGATAAATACGGAGTTTTGGTATGCAGAGGGAGGAAACCGGGCAGAAGGGAGGGACACAGATGCACAGCATAGCAAAAGATGGTGGCTTCCATCACCCCAAGTACCAAAAAGTGGTCTTTCTGATACTGAAAGAAAGAGGCTACTTCATCACGGTAGGTTGGTACGCCAAGTATTCAAGGCTGCCAAAGCTATCAATGAAAGTGTGTTGCTTGAAATGCCTGTGCCAGCTATTATTAAGGATGCACTTGCAAAG TCTGGAAAGACAAACCTTGGACATGAATTGCACAAGGTTTTGACAGCTAAATCAAGCTCTGGAGAAGACATGCTTAAATATCTCAACTTGAAATCTAAAAATCTTGTCCTTGAGACTGTTAATAGACTGGAAGCTGCTATATTCTCATGGAAAGAGAGAATTTCGGAACAAGTTAGTGGCAAATCCCCTGTTCGATCCTCCTGGTCGCCTTTTGTTAAGGATCCTATGTCAGAGGTTGATAAACTGGAGTTATTATTGGACCGTGCAGAAACACTACTACAGCTGATTAAAATCAGATATCCAAACCTTCCTCAAACATTTCTGGATGCTACCAAAGTTCAATATGGCAAG GATATTGGACATTCCATTTTGGAAGCATATTCCAGAGTTCTTGGAAATTTAGCCTTCAGCATACTGTCTAGAATAGGAGATATATTGCAGGAGGATTCTTTAAGCAATCCTAATTCACCTGTGGCGATAAAATGCTCTCCTGGGATTAATCTCTCTCAAACTTGGGAGGTCAGTTCACATATCAAGCAGTCCTTACTTGATAAGATCAACAAGGCAGATCGGCAATATTGTAACTCTAGCTGCTATAGTACTTCTGATTTAGAACTTCCATCTATTGATATAAAATCCAGCTCTGTAATAGCTACACCAAACAGGAGTACTGTCTGGTGCATTAGTAGAGAGGCTTGTAAAAGTGTGTCTCCTCTAAATTCTCCATAG
- the LOC114424976 gene encoding rop guanine nucleotide exchange factor 14-like isoform X2 has translation MLMMRKRLACCTREKKFSIDHDEQENESRTSRGDECITDSFDDDDSSCSSSKDAFGSFSSKCLTMKRDDKGLEEWELSESPQHFCVKEKPYAIQHSDIEAMKENFSKLLLGEDVTGGTKGLSTALALSNAITNLSVSVFGELWKLEPLSEERKRKWQREMDWLLSPTNYMVELVPAKQSSSNGGIFEIMTPKARADIHMNLPALQKLDSMLIEALDSMINTEFWYAEGGNRAEGRDTDAQHSKRWWLPSPQVPKSGLSDTERKRLLHHGRLVRQVFKAAKAINESVLLEMPVPAIIKDALAKSGKTNLGHELHKVLTAKSSSGEDMLKYLNLKSKNLVLETVNRLEAAIFSWKERISEQVSGKSPVRSSWSPFVKDPMSEVDKLELLLDRAETLLQLIKIRYPNLPQTFLDATKVQYGKDIGHSILEAYSRVLGNLAFSILSRIGDILQEDSLSNPNSPVAIKCSPGINLSQTWEVSSHIKQSLLDKINKADRQYCNSSCYSTSDLELPSIDIKSSSVIATPNRSTVWCISREACKSVSPLNSP, from the exons atgttgATGATGAGAAAAAGACTAGCATGCTGCACAAGGGAAAAGAAATTTAGCATCGATCATGATGAGCAAGAAA ATGAGAGCAGAACAAGTAGAGGAGATGAATGCATAACTGATTCATTTGATGACGACGACTCCAGTTGTTCCTCCAGCAAAGATGCTTTTGGATCATTCTCTTCAAAATGTTTGACAATGAAAAGGGATGATAAAGGACTTGAAGAATGGGAACTCTCAGAAAGTCCTCAACATTTTTGTGTCAAAGAGAAGCCTTATGCTATCCAACATTCAGATATTGAAGCCATGAAAGAAAATTTTTCAAAGCTTTTACTAGGTGAAGATGTTACAGGAGGAACTAAGGGCCTCAGTACAGCTTTGGCACTGTCTAATGCCATCACAAATCTATCAG TGTCCGTTTTTGGTGAGCTGTGGAAATTGGAACCACTATCtgaagaaaggaagagaaaatgGCAGAGAGAAATGGACTGGTTATTGTCTCCTACCAACTATATGGTCGAGCTAGTTCCTGCTAAGCAAAGCAGTTCCAATGGTGGGATTTTTGAG ATAATGACCCCAAAAGCTCGTGCAGACATCCACATGAATCTTCCAGCACTCCAGAAGTTGGACTCTATGCTTATT GAGGCACTAGATTCAATGATAAATACGGAGTTTTGGTATGCAGAGGGAGGAAACCGGGCAGAAGGGAGGGACACAGATGCACAGCATAGCAAAAGATGGTGGCTTCCATCACCCCAAGTACCAAAAAGTGGTCTTTCTGATACTGAAAGAAAGAGGCTACTTCATCACGGTAGGTTGGTACGCCAAGTATTCAAGGCTGCCAAAGCTATCAATGAAAGTGTGTTGCTTGAAATGCCTGTGCCAGCTATTATTAAGGATGCACTTGCAAAG TCTGGAAAGACAAACCTTGGACATGAATTGCACAAGGTTTTGACAGCTAAATCAAGCTCTGGAGAAGACATGCTTAAATATCTCAACTTGAAATCTAAAAATCTTGTCCTTGAGACTGTTAATAGACTGGAAGCTGCTATATTCTCATGGAAAGAGAGAATTTCGGAACAAGTTAGTGGCAAATCCCCTGTTCGATCCTCCTGGTCGCCTTTTGTTAAGGATCCTATGTCAGAGGTTGATAAACTGGAGTTATTATTGGACCGTGCAGAAACACTACTACAGCTGATTAAAATCAGATATCCAAACCTTCCTCAAACATTTCTGGATGCTACCAAAGTTCAATATGGCAAG GATATTGGACATTCCATTTTGGAAGCATATTCCAGAGTTCTTGGAAATTTAGCCTTCAGCATACTGTCTAGAATAGGAGATATATTGCAGGAGGATTCTTTAAGCAATCCTAATTCACCTGTGGCGATAAAATGCTCTCCTGGGATTAATCTCTCTCAAACTTGGGAGGTCAGTTCACATATCAAGCAGTCCTTACTTGATAAGATCAACAAGGCAGATCGGCAATATTGTAACTCTAGCTGCTATAGTACTTCTGATTTAGAACTTCCATCTATTGATATAAAATCCAGCTCTGTAATAGCTACACCAAACAGGAGTACTGTCTGGTGCATTAGTAGAGAGGCTTGTAAAAGTGTGTCTCCTCTAAATTCTCCATAG
- the LOC114424976 gene encoding rop guanine nucleotide exchange factor 14-like isoform X3 — MMSKKSYEDESRTSRGDECITDSFDDDDSSCSSSKDAFGSFSSKCLTMKRDDKGLEEWELSESPQHFCVKEKPYAIQHSDIEAMKENFSKLLLGEDVTGGTKGLSTALALSNAITNLSVSVFGELWKLEPLSEERKRKWQREMDWLLSPTNYMVELVPAKQSSSNGGIFEIMTPKARADIHMNLPALQKLDSMLIEALDSMINTEFWYAEGGNRAEGRDTDAQHSKRWWLPSPQVPKSGLSDTERKRLLHHGRLVRQVFKAAKAINESVLLEMPVPAIIKDALAKSGKTNLGHELHKVLTAKSSSGEDMLKYLNLKSKNLVLETVNRLEAAIFSWKERISEQVSGKSPVRSSWSPFVKDPMSEVDKLELLLDRAETLLQLIKIRYPNLPQTFLDATKVQYGKDIGHSILEAYSRVLGNLAFSILSRIGDILQEDSLSNPNSPVAIKCSPGINLSQTWEVSSHIKQSLLDKINKADRQYCNSSCYSTSDLELPSIDIKSSSVIATPNRSTVWCISREACKSVSPLNSP, encoded by the exons ATGATGAGCAAGAAA TCTTATGAAGATGAGAGCAGAACAAGTAGAGGAGATGAATGCATAACTGATTCATTTGATGACGACGACTCCAGTTGTTCCTCCAGCAAAGATGCTTTTGGATCATTCTCTTCAAAATGTTTGACAATGAAAAGGGATGATAAAGGACTTGAAGAATGGGAACTCTCAGAAAGTCCTCAACATTTTTGTGTCAAAGAGAAGCCTTATGCTATCCAACATTCAGATATTGAAGCCATGAAAGAAAATTTTTCAAAGCTTTTACTAGGTGAAGATGTTACAGGAGGAACTAAGGGCCTCAGTACAGCTTTGGCACTGTCTAATGCCATCACAAATCTATCAG TGTCCGTTTTTGGTGAGCTGTGGAAATTGGAACCACTATCtgaagaaaggaagagaaaatgGCAGAGAGAAATGGACTGGTTATTGTCTCCTACCAACTATATGGTCGAGCTAGTTCCTGCTAAGCAAAGCAGTTCCAATGGTGGGATTTTTGAG ATAATGACCCCAAAAGCTCGTGCAGACATCCACATGAATCTTCCAGCACTCCAGAAGTTGGACTCTATGCTTATT GAGGCACTAGATTCAATGATAAATACGGAGTTTTGGTATGCAGAGGGAGGAAACCGGGCAGAAGGGAGGGACACAGATGCACAGCATAGCAAAAGATGGTGGCTTCCATCACCCCAAGTACCAAAAAGTGGTCTTTCTGATACTGAAAGAAAGAGGCTACTTCATCACGGTAGGTTGGTACGCCAAGTATTCAAGGCTGCCAAAGCTATCAATGAAAGTGTGTTGCTTGAAATGCCTGTGCCAGCTATTATTAAGGATGCACTTGCAAAG TCTGGAAAGACAAACCTTGGACATGAATTGCACAAGGTTTTGACAGCTAAATCAAGCTCTGGAGAAGACATGCTTAAATATCTCAACTTGAAATCTAAAAATCTTGTCCTTGAGACTGTTAATAGACTGGAAGCTGCTATATTCTCATGGAAAGAGAGAATTTCGGAACAAGTTAGTGGCAAATCCCCTGTTCGATCCTCCTGGTCGCCTTTTGTTAAGGATCCTATGTCAGAGGTTGATAAACTGGAGTTATTATTGGACCGTGCAGAAACACTACTACAGCTGATTAAAATCAGATATCCAAACCTTCCTCAAACATTTCTGGATGCTACCAAAGTTCAATATGGCAAG GATATTGGACATTCCATTTTGGAAGCATATTCCAGAGTTCTTGGAAATTTAGCCTTCAGCATACTGTCTAGAATAGGAGATATATTGCAGGAGGATTCTTTAAGCAATCCTAATTCACCTGTGGCGATAAAATGCTCTCCTGGGATTAATCTCTCTCAAACTTGGGAGGTCAGTTCACATATCAAGCAGTCCTTACTTGATAAGATCAACAAGGCAGATCGGCAATATTGTAACTCTAGCTGCTATAGTACTTCTGATTTAGAACTTCCATCTATTGATATAAAATCCAGCTCTGTAATAGCTACACCAAACAGGAGTACTGTCTGGTGCATTAGTAGAGAGGCTTGTAAAAGTGTGTCTCCTCTAAATTCTCCATAG